In Papaver somniferum cultivar HN1 chromosome 1, ASM357369v1, whole genome shotgun sequence, a genomic segment contains:
- the LOC113277224 gene encoding uncharacterized protein LOC113277224 isoform X1 translates to METLMEDEEYNWREVILPSLIPKVAEPELERETGERRRGRNILIAIDHGPNSKHAFDWVLLHLCRLADTIHLLHVVPNVHNEILYETTQILMEKLAVEALQVSMVKTVARIVEGHDVGKMVCKEAKRLKPVAVVMGTRGRSLLQSVLQGSVGEYCFHNCKSAPVIVVPSKEAGEESMI, encoded by the exons ATGGAAACATTAATGGAGGATGAAGAATATAACTGGAGAGAAGTAATTTTACCATCTCTAATACCCAAAGTTGCAGAACCAGAATTAGAAAGGGAAACCGGAGAAAGAAGAAGGGGTAGAAACATCCTCATAGCTATTGATCATGGTCCAAACAGTAAACATGCTTTTGATTGGGTTCTTCTTCATCTCTGCAGACTTGCAGATACCATACACCTTCTCCATGTTGTTCCAA atgttcATAATGAGATCCTGTATGAAACAACCCAAATACTCATGGAGAAATTAGCTGTTGAAGCTTTACAAGTTTCTATGGTGAAAACTGTCGCTAGGATTGTTGAAGGTCATGATGTTGGGAAAATGGTTTGCAAAGAAGCTAAAAGATTGAAACCTGTTGCTGTTGTAATGGGTACTAGAGGAAGAAGTCTACTTCAAAG CGTTCTTCAAGGAAGTGTGGGTGAATATTGTTTCCACAACTGTAAATCTGCACCGGTTATAGTTGTTCCTAGTAAAG AAGCAGGTGAGGAATCAATGATCTAA
- the LOC113277224 gene encoding uncharacterized protein LOC113277224 isoform X2: METLMEDEEYNWREVILPSLIPKVAEPELERETGERRRGRNILIAIDHGPNSKHAFDWVLLHLCRLADTIHLLHVVPNVHNEILYETTQILMEKLAVEALQVSMVKTVARIVEGHDVGKMVCKEAKRLKPVAVVMGTRGRSLLQSVLQGSVGEYCFHNCKSAPVIVVPSKAGEESMI; this comes from the exons ATGGAAACATTAATGGAGGATGAAGAATATAACTGGAGAGAAGTAATTTTACCATCTCTAATACCCAAAGTTGCAGAACCAGAATTAGAAAGGGAAACCGGAGAAAGAAGAAGGGGTAGAAACATCCTCATAGCTATTGATCATGGTCCAAACAGTAAACATGCTTTTGATTGGGTTCTTCTTCATCTCTGCAGACTTGCAGATACCATACACCTTCTCCATGTTGTTCCAA atgttcATAATGAGATCCTGTATGAAACAACCCAAATACTCATGGAGAAATTAGCTGTTGAAGCTTTACAAGTTTCTATGGTGAAAACTGTCGCTAGGATTGTTGAAGGTCATGATGTTGGGAAAATGGTTTGCAAAGAAGCTAAAAGATTGAAACCTGTTGCTGTTGTAATGGGTACTAGAGGAAGAAGTCTACTTCAAAG CGTTCTTCAAGGAAGTGTGGGTGAATATTGTTTCCACAACTGTAAATCTGCACCGGTTATAGTTGTTCCTAGTAAAG CAGGTGAGGAATCAATGATCTAA